The nucleotide window ACATGAATAAAGTAGTCGTAAAGAATGTTACGTTTGGTGAAGGTGCGCCAAAAATTTGTGTACCAATGGTCGGTAAAACGGTTGCTGCTCTTAAAGAAGAAGCAGAAATGTTAAAAACAATCGATTTGGACGTTGTCGAATGGCGCGTTGACTTTTATGAAGACGTGAAAGACTTAGCTAAAGTGGAAGCTGCACTTAGCGAAATTCGCGCAATTTTACCAGAAACACCGATTTTATTCACTTTCCGCAGTGCAAAAGAGGGCGGCGAATTAGCTGTTAGTGACGAATTTTATTTTGAATTAAATGAAACACTAGCTGGAACTGGCAAAATTGATTTAGTTGACGTGGAACTTTTCAATGAAGAAGCGGACGTTTTACGCTTAATTGAAACAGCTCACAAGAACAATGTAAAAGTAGTGATGTCGAACCATGATTTTGATAAAACACCTGCGAAAGAAGAAATCGTTTCTCGTTTAACTCGCATGGAAGCACTTGGCGCGGATCTTCCGAAAATCGCCGTAATGCCGAAATCTGCTGCGGACGTACTAACTTTATTAGATGCAACAAATACCGTATCTGAAAAAGCGAGCCAACCAATCATTACGATGTCAATGGCGGGAACTGGTGTCATTAGCCGTCTTGCTGGCGAAGTATTTGGCTCAGCAATGACATTTGGCGCTGCGAAAAAAGCATCAGCTCCTGGGCAAATTGATGTTAATGAGTTACGTCATGTCCTTGATTTATTGCACAAACAATTTTAATAAATACTAAAAAAGTAGCAAGTTTCTTTTCATCAAAGAAACTTGCTACTTTTTTTATCTAGAATGAATTATTTTGTTAATAGACTACTTTTTATAAACGAAAATAATTCTTGAAGCAGTGTATTTTCGCTCTGTTTATTAATGGCTGCGACAATATTCTGGTCATTCCGTTCTTCTTGAATATCCATAATTTTAATATTGTACTTATCTTCTAATGTTCCATCATTCATGCCGGAATACAAAAAGGCTAATCCTTCTCCAACAGATGTCATTGCTAGTCCTTCATCCAGATCTTTTACATACGAATTCGCTTTTAAATTAAAACCATGTTTAGTACATTGACTAACAACATAGTCTACAATGATGGGAGACTGTTTTCTTTCGAGCAAAATAACTATTTCTTGCTTCAAATCATTAAAATATACTTTTTTCTTTTTCCGGAATCGATGGTCCGCGGGTATAGCAATTTGCAAATGATTTTTTATAAATAATACTTCTTCTATAGACTTGTTCGGCTGGAAATAAGCGGATAAATTAAAAACTAAATCATATTGCCCATTAGAAAGACCTTCAGCTAAATTCATTGGCGTATCCGGTTTTAATGAGAATTGAACATGTGGATGACTTTGCTTGAATGATTCGAGCAGCTCATACATTGCGTTCATATTAAAATTCGAGAGATAACCAATCTTTAATAATTGTCCAGCTTCATCTGCTGTTTTTTGATTATCAAACATATGGGATAGCTTGTTGACTCGGTTTAAAATATCATTTACTTCTATTAAAAATTGTTGACCTGCACTTGATAACTCCAGCGAATGACGATTCCTAATAAACAGTTCTACACCTAATTCTGTTTCTAATTCTTTTATTCGTCTACTAAGGGTAGGCTGTGAAATAAATAATTTTTCAGATGCTCGGGTAAAACTTCCTTCCATAGCCACATCAACAAAGTATTTCAAATTGGATAACTTCATAATTGCTCCATTCAATGAAAGATTGTAAATAGTAGCTTTAGTATAAAGTTATTAGACTCCATTGACAAGTTTTTCTATTTGTTGATTATTGGTAGCTGAATATAGGATGGGTGCTCTTTACTCGTATGAAGGATATGCATACCTTTATTATTAGGTGTGCATCCGGGTGTTCCTGGCATTACTGAGCCAAGTTCATCTTTGCTACTCACGACTACTCTGAGTGTTTCACCTGCTTTATAAGTTAGACCAATGGGACTCAAAATAATGTCTAGTTCTACAATTTCTCCGGAAGAGAGTTTTTCTACTTTGTCAAAGCTATAAGCAGGAATTTCATCTGTTGAAACTTGAGAATCTAGTTGTCGCATGGATGCGCGAAGTCTTCCCCAAGCGCCTTTATAGCGTAAAGCAGATGCCCCTTCTTGTGTGAAATCCTGAAGTGCGGCCCCGTGATTTGGCACGACAAATTCACTTAGTACGTTGCCGAATTTATCTAGCTTTTGAAGCCAAACAAAAACATCCAAGTCATCGTATCCATCTACTTCCATAAATAATTTTGCTTTTGGATAACCAACAAAATGCGTTTCTTTGTCAAAAGTCATTTGGAACGATGCTCTACCTGGCAAGTTTTCAGTAGTATAGGAGACTTTAAAATCATCTGAAGTAGGTGTTTCTTGTAAAGTGCGTAATAGGCCATTCATATAATAACGTTTGTTTTCACTATTGGTAGGTGGAAAAACTTCGGATGGTAAGTCAGTTTGATTGCCACCTTGAAAGTCAATTAATGCATAGCGCACAGTTGGTGTATCTGTCCAATTATTTTTCTTGCCAAGTAAATAATAATCAAAAAAGCGTCGCAATTCTTTTACGTTATTTTCGTCATAGTAATATGGCCATTCTTGGCGATCGTGAATACGAAGCCATTTTTCTTTTGAGCCGAGTGAACGCCAAGAACGAAATGTACCCATTGTGTGAAGCGTATTAGAATAACTCGCAATAACAAAAGCTGGTATTGTAATTTTACTTGGATCTGCAACTTTGTCTTTCCAAATAGCACTATCAGCTAAAGGATATGCTTCCATTTCCTTTGTTAAATCTTCTCTTTGAGAATTTTTAGCACTGACATGGTTGATTTGCAAACGTTCAATAAAATTAGGATCTGGAATGCCACCAATAAAAGCTAAGTCACGATAACCATCTGCTAATCCTTCAGTAGGATTGATACATGTTAGGTGAGGGGGCTGCTCAGCTGCAATATACCACTGGGAAAAAGCTAAATAAGATGTTCCTGTTAGAGCTGTTTTTCCATTACTCCAAGATTGCTTAGCTAACCATTCAATTAAATCATAACCATCTTCAGCTTCTTGAGAGCCAATCATCGTAGTATTACCTTCACTATGAGCAATGCCACGCATGTCAGGATTACAGACAGCGTATCCATGTGCGCACCAGTATGCTGGATCAGGTGCTTCAAATTTGGTAAGACCAGAATTCCAGGCATTCCCCATTCCTAGCATATTAAATAGATTTTTGTATCGAGGAGCTGTTCCAGCGCTTTTTCCATAAGGGCTCCAAGCGATAAGAGTAGGAACTTTTTCTTCTGTTATTGGTAAATAAATATCGGTATAAATGGTTATACCGTCACGCATCTTAACTGGTACATCTTTTAACATTTTAATGGAACAATCCAGTGGTTTGAAACCATCAGCAATTTGTTGTCCTTTTTCTAAAATGATTTCTTTTGTTTCGAAAGGACTTAGCACTCCATGCTCGATGCCATTATCCACGTATTCAAAAGAAGGGCTGAAAAGCATTTTTTCTGTTATTTTTGCAGTCATATAAATTACCTCCGATTATTTTTTTAATAAGTTTTAACACTTTTAAGTATAGGTAGTATCGCGAGGTCTGTACAATTGTAATTTTGGATAATCTCTCCTAAAAAAATAAGCTATGCAAAAAATGAATACAACTAAATTGAAGTTTTTTTGTTATAATAAGGCATCAGGAATTTTAAAGGAGACGGAACTAAATGAAGAAGTTGCTTTTTTTAGGTGATAGTGTGACAGATGCGGGGCGCGATTTTGAAAATGACCGCGAATTAGGACATGGTTATGTGAAAATGATTGCAGAACAGCTTGAGAAAGAAGATGTAACGGTTATAAATCGTGGTGTTAGTGCGAACCGGGTAGCGGATTTGCATCGTCGTATTGAGGCAGATGCAATTTCACTTCAACCAGATGTAGTTACGATTATGATTGGGATAAATGATACGTGGTTTAGTTTTAGCAGATGGGAAGATACTTCGGTGACGGCGTTTAAAGAAGTGTATCGTGTGATTTTGAATCGGATTAAAACAGAAACAAATGCGGAACTGATTTTGATGGAGCCGTTTGTATTACCATATCCGGAAGATCGGAAAGAGTGGCGTGGTGATTTGGATCCAAAAATTGGAGCTGTGCGCGAACTTGCGGCAGAATTTGATGCAACGCTTATTCCGCTTGATGGGCTAATGAACGCGCTCGCTATCAAACATGGGCCGACCTTTTTAGCTGAGGACGGGGTGCACCCGACCAAAGAAGGACATGAAGCAATTGCCTCTACTTGGTTAGAATTTACAAAATAACGCTTTACAGAAAAAATTATCCATGCTATAGTTGGGTCTATGCGATGAGCCTACAAGCAGTGACTTAAGTATCACTGCCCCATTTTCCGCGTTATAGCTTTGTGGAAGGCTGCGGAAGATGACGCTATGAAATGCCCCTTAAAGTAATTTAAGGGGCATTTTTCTATAAAAAAGGAGTGTTTGTTTTGCAGAAAGAGAAAGCACCGATAGGACTTTATTTTTTATTAATTGCAGTGATGGCGAGTTGGGGTTTTAACGTCACGATGACGAAAGTGTTAGTTAGCTATTTTCCGACTGTTACGATGACATCTTTTCGGATTTTTACCGCAGCTATAACCGTTATTATTATTTTATTTATCACAAAAACATTACGTCTGCCTACAAAACGGGAATTTGGTTTAATTTTACTCGCGAGTATTTTTAATATTGTTATTCATCATTTTTTCTTGTCGAACGGGTTGAAGCTAACGACTGGGACGAATGCAGGACTTATTCTTGGTTCTGCGCCGACGGTGGTAGCGATTTTTTCTGTGGTTTTTCTCCGTGAACGAATTGGAGCATGGCGTGCGCTCGGCTTTGTAGCAGGGATTTTTGGCGTGAGTTTGGTTGTTCTTTCTAATGGGACGGGGATAAGCGGGATTTCACTGGGAGATATCGACATCTTTATCGCGATGGCTTCTCAGGCATTTAGTTTTATTATTATTAAAAAGCTCGCTGGATCAATGGACACGGGGCTGATGACGGGATACATGTTATTTCTTGGTTCGGTAATGTTGTTTGGTTTAAGTCGCTTCATGGAGCCGGGTGGCATGTCAGAATTAGTGGCAGTTCATTCATGGAAATTGTGGCTCTTGTTTGTTGTATCAGCAGTAGTTGCGACAGCCTTTGGTAATTTTGTTTATAACTTTGCGGTCGGGAAAATTGGCCCATCGCGCTCCGCCATTTTTATGAATTTCAATCCGTTATTTTCATTAATTGGCGCGTTGCTTTTCCTTGGTGAAGCAATTAGAATCCCACAGCTAGTTGGGTTCGTTTTTATCATTATTGGCGTCCTGCTTGGCTCGGGGGCATTAATGGACCTTATATACGAACGCAAAAAAAAGAAGAATACGCGACCCAGAAAAGAAGTTTGACTTTTATTGACCTTTATATTATAATTTGGTTAGTTACTTATTAAAAGTAACTTTAAAATGATAGGAGGGATAGCATGAAATTGTTATTAAAAAATATTAATGAACTTGCTGCAAAACAAAAAAGTGAAGGATTAACTGCTTTTGAAAAAGAAAGACAAGCTGCCCTTCGTCAAGAATACTTGAAAAAAATCAGAGGGACAGTCCAAGATAATTTACATCATGTAACGATTATTGATCCACTTGGCGACGACGTAACTCCCAAAAAACTAAAAGAAATTCAAGCCGAATTAAGAGGCTGACATAAATAAAAAAGGTTGAAAGAGCGCTGATTGCTTTTTCAACCTTTTTTGATTTGTGAAACATTTTAGCTAGTAGACAATGCCTAGACAGTTCTATATAATAATAAGGAGAAGAAATCAGTACGGCGGAAGGAGATAGCAATGGCAGGCAAAATGAAACTTTTTTCTGTGACGAGTGAGAGACCACTTGCGACAAAAATTGCAGATTATCTAGATATACCTTTATGTGAGGTGGAGCTCCAAAAGTTCAGTGATGGAGAAGTGAAAATTAATATTGAGGAAAGTATCCGCGGAACGAACGCGTATGTAGTTCAATCGATGAACTCAAACGTCAACGAACGCCTAATGGAACTTTTAATTATGGTAGATGCCTTAAAACGCGCTTCCGTTCACTCAATCAATATAATTATGCCTTATTATGGCTATGCTCGTCAGGACAGAAAAGCACGCTCAAGAGAACCAATTACCGCCAAATTAATGGCCAATCTAATTCAAAGAGCTGGAGCAGACCGTTTAATCACAGTCGATTTACACGCAGCTCAAATTCAAGGCTTTTTCAACATTCCAATCGATCATCTTTCAGCAATTCCGCTAATTGGTGATTATTTGATAGAAAATTACGGAGAAAAAGACGTGGTAGTTGTCGCGCCGGATCACAGTGGCGTAGTTCGCGCACGCAGAATCGCGGACCGACTAAACGCGCCAATCGCCATTTTAAACCGTAAACCAAGACCACATGAAGACGAAATTATGAGTGTCATTGGCGATGTGAAAGGCAAAGTCGCAATCGTTGTCGATGATATTATCGATACCGGCGTCCGTGCTACCACTTCAGCTGATATTTTATTAGAAAAAGGTGCCGTAGAAGTCATCGCTTGCGCAACCCACTCCGTCATGGCCGGAAACGCAACCGAACGTTTACAAAATTCAAGTATCAAAGAAATCATCACATCCGACTCTATCGACCTTCCAGAAGATAAACAATTCGACAAACTAACAACCATTTCTATCGGCCGTATTTTAGGACGAGCAATCGAAGGCGTTCAAGAAAATCGCTCGTTGCATCCGTTGTTTTAAGGGATAAATCAGAAAACAGTAACTCTTAGGGTTGCTGTTTTTTTGCGTTTGGTTATCTGTCGACCTTGGGTAGCGTGAAAAAGGCTGGGGATCGACAGAAAGATGGGAATGATTGGGGTGAGGGGAGTTTGGTGGTTTTTGGTTTTGAAAACCATGTAGAGAAGGATGGATTTTCGTTGGTTTTTAGTCGGTCGACAGAAATAGGCTTTTGAGGTAAGATGGGAGTAAGAAGAAAAGTTAGCGGGTTTTAGATACTTAGTGTGAAATGTAAATTACGGGTTGGGATAAAAGAATGGATCCGGAAAATTGTTTTAGATACTTAGTGTGAAATGTAAATATATGAAACAGTACATCCATTGAATTCGCAATTCCGTTTTAGATACTTATTGTGAAATGTAAATCTCGGTCGTAAAAGAACTTTTTTTGCTCTTCTTTGTTTTAGATACTTATTGTGAAATGTAAATGAAAAAAACGGCGGTTCTGTAAGCGTTTGGGTGGATGTTTTAGATACTTATTGTGAAATGTAAATGTCGGAAACATTAACCCTTCCGGAAAAGGTATGAACGTTTTAGATACTTATTGTGAAATGTAAATGAAATTCCTTCGATAAAGTCGCATTCGTACACATTTTGTTTTAGATACTTATTGTGAAATGTAAATATGCCAATAAACTCACCATATTTCTTGATGTGTTCACAGTTTTAGATACTTATTGTGAAATGTAAATGATGAATACCAAGCGGTTAGTAGAAGGATTGCAGCTGAGTTTTAGTTACTTAATGTGAAATGTAAATAGATTGATTCGTTGCGATAGCATAAGAATCTTGTGGTTTTAGATACTTAATGTGAAATGTAAATTTCGATGGCTATAACGCACGTATGCATAAAGGCGAAAGTTTTAGATACTTATCGTGAAATGTAAATCATTTCCAATGCCTACACAAAAAAGCCAACCAACAGGATTTAGGCTTATTTTTTATCCTCCCACGTTAACAATTCCGCAACAAACACACCAAAAAACCCCCAATTTCCTCCGAACCTCCAACTACACCACACGCCCAACATATGCTAAACTCAAAGAGAAAGCCAAAACCACATACATAAAAGGAGGATTTAAAATTGAAAAAGACCCTAATCCCAATACTACTCCTAACAATTATCCTGGCAAGCTGCTCCTCTCCAAGCGAAAAAGTAACAAAAGACACTAAAATCTCCAAAACCATCACCATCCGAGCAGATTACAATATCCCGAAAAATATGAAAGAACTAGCAAATAACAGCAATAACATAGTCAAAGTAAAGCTGCTGCAAAATAAAGACATTGGCAAAGAAAGCAACACAATTAGCGAAGTAGAGATCTTAGCTTCCTACAAAGGCGACCTAGAAAAAGGCGATAAAATAGATATTTCAGAACCATGGTACTTAAGCTCGGGCAAATACGTCGCTGTCGAAAACTACATTGCACTAGAAAAAGAGCAAACATACACCATGTTCCTCGGCGAAACAGACAAAGACATCCATCCCATTACCAGCATGGGTTACGGCAAATTCAGCGAAAATCAAAAAGAAGCCCAATCCGTCCTCGCTGATTTTAATACACTCGGGGAAGTACAAAAATACGATTTTATCTCAGAAAATCTGGATGATGTAGAAAAATATCAAGCAATCAAGCAGCAAGTTTTACAAAAATATAAATGAAAAGATCCCAATACCTGCTAAAAAGCGCAGTTGCACAAACCCAAAAATTCCGTCATAATAGAAAAAAATGACAGGAGCTGATAAATTGATTATTGATGTATTGCAACATGTGCCGCATGAAGGACCTGGACTTATAGCGAATTGGGCGAAAGAGAATCAGCATCAGTTAAAAATACATTTATTATTTGAAGAAAATGCTCATGTTCCAAATGACTCGGATTTTTTAATCGTTCTTGGTGGGCCGATGGGGATAAATGATACCTCGGAATTCCCATGGTTGGCTGACGAACGTGCTCTAATAAAGCGATTAAGCGAACAAAACAAACCTATTTTCGGTGTTTGTCTTGGCGCGCAACAAATCGCCGCAACATTCGGAAGTGAAATTACGGTAAACAAAGAAAAAGAAGTGGGCTGGTTCCCTATTAAAAGAACTTCTGACAAGCTACCGTTTTTCCCAGAATCACTCCATGTTTTCCACTGGCATCAAGACACATTTTCGTTACCAGCTGGCGCGACACGTTTATTTTCGAGCGAAGGCTGCTTAAATCAAGCTTTTCTGTATGCTGAAAACATTATTGGCTTACAATTTCATTTTGAAATGGAAAAGGCTGGGATTGAGACGATTTTGCAGATTGACGAGGAATTTATCACACCGGGCAAATATGTTCAAAGCCTTGCAGCGATGAAAGTGGAGGATGTTCCGGAAGATAATAAACAAATGCTTGAAGCCATTTTGGACTATTTAATAGATACAAAAACCATCTGACTAATTATCAGATGGTTTTTTCTTTAATATCCAGTTTCAACAGAAGCGTTGACGATAT belongs to Listeria swaminathanii and includes:
- the aroD gene encoding type I 3-dehydroquinate dehydratase; amino-acid sequence: MNKVVVKNVTFGEGAPKICVPMVGKTVAALKEEAEMLKTIDLDVVEWRVDFYEDVKDLAKVEAALSEIRAILPETPILFTFRSAKEGGELAVSDEFYFELNETLAGTGKIDLVDVELFNEEADVLRLIETAHKNNVKVVMSNHDFDKTPAKEEIVSRLTRMEALGADLPKIAVMPKSAADVLTLLDATNTVSEKASQPIITMSMAGTGVISRLAGEVFGSAMTFGAAKKASAPGQIDVNELRHVLDLLHKQF
- a CDS encoding LysR family transcriptional regulator, which gives rise to MKLSNLKYFVDVAMEGSFTRASEKLFISQPTLSRRIKELETELGVELFIRNRHSLELSSAGQQFLIEVNDILNRVNKLSHMFDNQKTADEAGQLLKIGYLSNFNMNAMYELLESFKQSHPHVQFSLKPDTPMNLAEGLSNGQYDLVFNLSAYFQPNKSIEEVLFIKNHLQIAIPADHRFRKKKKVYFNDLKQEIVILLERKQSPIIVDYVVSQCTKHGFNLKANSYVKDLDEGLAMTSVGEGLAFLYSGMNDGTLEDKYNIKIMDIQEERNDQNIVAAINKQSENTLLQELFSFIKSSLLTK
- a CDS encoding CocE/NonD family hydrolase, with the protein product MTAKITEKMLFSPSFEYVDNGIEHGVLSPFETKEIILEKGQQIADGFKPLDCSIKMLKDVPVKMRDGITIYTDIYLPITEEKVPTLIAWSPYGKSAGTAPRYKNLFNMLGMGNAWNSGLTKFEAPDPAYWCAHGYAVCNPDMRGIAHSEGNTTMIGSQEAEDGYDLIEWLAKQSWSNGKTALTGTSYLAFSQWYIAAEQPPHLTCINPTEGLADGYRDLAFIGGIPDPNFIERLQINHVSAKNSQREDLTKEMEAYPLADSAIWKDKVADPSKITIPAFVIASYSNTLHTMGTFRSWRSLGSKEKWLRIHDRQEWPYYYDENNVKELRRFFDYYLLGKKNNWTDTPTVRYALIDFQGGNQTDLPSEVFPPTNSENKRYYMNGLLRTLQETPTSDDFKVSYTTENLPGRASFQMTFDKETHFVGYPKAKLFMEVDGYDDLDVFVWLQKLDKFGNVLSEFVVPNHGAALQDFTQEGASALRYKGAWGRLRASMRQLDSQVSTDEIPAYSFDKVEKLSSGEIVELDIILSPIGLTYKAGETLRVVVSSKDELGSVMPGTPGCTPNNKGMHILHTSKEHPSYIQLPIINK
- a CDS encoding SGNH/GDSL hydrolase family protein produces the protein MKKLLFLGDSVTDAGRDFENDRELGHGYVKMIAEQLEKEDVTVINRGVSANRVADLHRRIEADAISLQPDVVTIMIGINDTWFSFSRWEDTSVTAFKEVYRVILNRIKTETNAELILMEPFVLPYPEDRKEWRGDLDPKIGAVRELAAEFDATLIPLDGLMNALAIKHGPTFLAEDGVHPTKEGHEAIASTWLEFTK
- a CDS encoding DUF896 domain-containing protein; translation: MKLLLKNINELAAKQKSEGLTAFEKERQAALRQEYLKKIRGTVQDNLHHVTIIDPLGDDVTPKKLKEIQAELRG
- a CDS encoding ribose-phosphate diphosphokinase is translated as MAGKMKLFSVTSERPLATKIADYLDIPLCEVELQKFSDGEVKINIEESIRGTNAYVVQSMNSNVNERLMELLIMVDALKRASVHSINIIMPYYGYARQDRKARSREPITAKLMANLIQRAGADRLITVDLHAAQIQGFFNIPIDHLSAIPLIGDYLIENYGEKDVVVVAPDHSGVVRARRIADRLNAPIAILNRKPRPHEDEIMSVIGDVKGKVAIVVDDIIDTGVRATTSADILLEKGAVEVIACATHSVMAGNATERLQNSSIKEIITSDSIDLPEDKQFDKLTTISIGRILGRAIEGVQENRSLHPLF
- a CDS encoding type 1 glutamine amidotransferase codes for the protein MIIDVLQHVPHEGPGLIANWAKENQHQLKIHLLFEENAHVPNDSDFLIVLGGPMGINDTSEFPWLADERALIKRLSEQNKPIFGVCLGAQQIAATFGSEITVNKEKEVGWFPIKRTSDKLPFFPESLHVFHWHQDTFSLPAGATRLFSSEGCLNQAFLYAENIIGLQFHFEMEKAGIETILQIDEEFITPGKYVQSLAAMKVEDVPEDNKQMLEAILDYLIDTKTI